CCGTACAACTTGTGTCTGTCATGGATCATTCTCCCGGCCAACGTCAATTCGCTAAAATGGAAAAATATCGCGAATACTACCAAGGTAAATACAAGCTATCGGATGCCGAAATGGACGCGTTTATTACTCGTCAAGTTGATGCTAGCCAACGTTACAGCGCGACGTTTAGAGAAAGTATTTGTGCGACCTGTCACGAATTAAATATTCCCCTCGCCAGCCATGACGACGCCACTTTAGAGCACGTGGAAGAATCTGATCATTTCAAAATGGTGATTGCAGAATTCCCGACCACGGCTGAGGCCGCAAAAGCCGCTCACAGCAAGGGAATGAGTGTCTTAATGGGCGCGCCAAATGTGGTTCGTGGTGGCTCTCACTCAGGCAACATTGCGGCCCATGAACTGGCAAGCGCTGGTGTATTGGACATTTTATCCAGTGATTATTACCCTGCGAGCCTATTAGAGTCCGCGTTTTCAATCGCTCAGTTAGAAAACAATGATTACGATGTGCCTAAAGCCATGAATTTGGTCAGCTTAAACCCTGCAAAAGCCGCAGGTTTAAACGACAGAGGTCAAATTGCTGTCGGCCAAAAAGCTGACTTGATTTGGAGTACCTTAAAAGAGGATCATGTCCACATTGAGCAAGTCTGGAAAAACGGCCAGCGGGCCTTTTAATCATTGACGAATAAAGCGTCTAATGAAAAAGAAGTAATGAGAAATAAACAGGACAACTATGAGTAAGGTCATTTATCTCATCGGTGCTTCGGGCAGCGGCAAAGACTCTGTTTTAGCCGGCGTACGCCAATGGTTAAATACTGAAGCACTTAGACCGTCGCCCAACCTAATGATTGCCAATCGCTACATTTGTCGCGATTGGCAATCTGGTAACGAAAATCACATAGAATTGAGCGAAGCGGAATTCCAGCGACGCCAACAACTGGGTTGCTTTTCTTTAGAGTGGCAAGCCAATGGATTGCGCTACGGCATTGGCAAGGAAATCGACCTTTGGCTAGCAAAAGGTCAGAACGTCATCGTCAATGGGTCAAGAGAATACTTGCCCATCGCCATGACGATTTATGGCAAAGATTTAGTGCCTGTATTGATCAAGGTGGAGACAGACATACTGCGCCAACGATTAATAAGCCGAGGCCGTGAATCGCTACCGAATATCGAGGCGCGGCTGACTCGAACGCAGCAGCAATTCGCCTCTTCCAAAGCAAAAGGACCGCTTGATCAGTGTCATGTCATAAACAATAACACCAACATTGACGACGCCGTGCTGCAGCTTATTAGTTACCTTAATTCACTGTCTACCCGTTCATAAAAAAGTGACTGAATGACAAATGAAAGAGAAAAAATCATGTTGAATATTCGAATTCTTGGCTCAGGTAACGCGGGTCAAGTTCCGGTTTGGGGCTGTGATTGCGCGGCATGTGAACGAGCAAAACAAGATGACACGTTTCGCCGAGGACCTTGCAGTCTTGAAATTCGCACTGAGCTTGGTGTGACTCTGATTGACGCGGGTATCACCAACTTGGCAGAGCGATACGAGTTTGATGAGATTCAACGAATTATCCTGACTCACTTTCACATGGATCATGTTCAAGGTTTGTTTCATTTACGTTGGTCTGAACGACCAGAGAAAATTCCGATATTTCGACCGGACGATCAAAAAGGCACTGACGATCTTTATAAACACGCTGGCGTGCTCGATTTTCAGCCGGCGTTTATACCATTCAAAACCATGCAATTTGATGATTTTTCGATTACGCCTTTGCCATTACTGCATTCTAAAATCACCTTAGGCTATTTCATTGAAAAGAACGGTTTTACCCTAGCGTATCTCACTGACACCGTCGGTTTACCTGAAACAACACAGGCATACTTAACCAACAAAACGCTGGATTACCTGATACTCGATTGCTCAGAACCACCAACGTCAACGGCGCCTAGAAATCATAACGACATCAATCTTGCTCTCTTGGCCTATAACACCCTGCAGCCGAAAACCATGATACTCACACACATCAGCCATCGCTTAGATTGCTGGCTGATGGAGCATGGAGACAGTTTGCCTGACAATATGCTCATTGCGAAAGATGGCATGACGGTAATATAAAAAATGCCCACGCTCTTTCTCTATTTCTAGTAAAAAACGTGGGCATTGTATTTAGTCGTGCTTGATCAAGTCATTTCGCTTAGTGGAACAAGCGCGCTTCAAATAATGAAGAATTTTTAACGCGATTCAAGCTTTTTGCTCCTGCTAGTACGGCAAGATCTAACACAGGCTCAAGCAACACAACACTCATATAAGCAAGGCCAAACGTCGCTACCGACGCCATATTTTCAGCACCAAAACCTTGTCCGTAAAACGCCCAAAACGCGACCCAAGCAACGATGCCACCTTGATACGTTAAAGACAGTTTTAATGCCTGTTTATAAGAAATATCCACGTAAGCCGTATTGTCCGAAATGATACGACGCGCTACGACAGACATAGCAAACAGAGGCAATAATAAGGTTGTGACGTTCATGCCATATTGTGGAAGGTCGATCGGGGCAAAAAATAGACCTTGCACCAACAATCCTGATAACAAACCGATCGACGACGCCGCAGGACCAAACATGAGAAATAATGTCGAGCCAAGGATAAAGTGAACTTCAGATACCCCTACCGCGTGGTGTGGCATAACTTGAAAGAAAATAAAGACGAATACTGTGGTTATTGCGCTGCGTCCGATTAAAGACATCAGGCCATTTTTTTTAATCATGTCGATAGACGCTTTTGCAGAAAATCCAAAAGCCGCTAACGCCGTAGCGTAACTCAAAACAATTTTTGCGCCGTCAACAACGCTTGGTTCAATATGCACGATGTGCCTCCAAAATATGCTTCATACTCACCCGTATGATTCAAATTAACGGACCCTCTCTTAGCACGATGTACTAAGCAAAAAATCCTAATCAATAAAGGCCGGTCTCCGGACTCATAAGTGTTTGGCTACTCTGTATTTTCCTAAAAGCCTCATCCCTTCCCATCCAAAAAGGACAGTGGGAGTGAGTAAAAAAACACATCACTTACTTACCGTTGCGGGGGCAGTACAGGGTTTGTTTAACACGCACCTGTTTCCCGTTTCACCAGTAAAACTGGCACCTTCACAAGAACTGATAAGCGCCGTTAATAACGCATTATCAGAAAGTGGAAGCGTACGGTTTAAAGCGAATTTAAGCAACCAAAGCGAGAAAAATAAGAGCTGGGAAAAGAACGTTTTTCATGCAAATAAAAACACTCTGCTGCAATAAATGTCAGCGTATAACAATCAAAAAAAGCGAGTGACCCTAGTCGCTCGCTTTTTTATGTAGTGATGTTTTTTATATAGGCTTTCGTTTAAAACTTTATTTGAAAATACGTTCAGACCACACCGTTAAACCTGCCGCCACACTGCCAAAGTGATCACCATCCAATACAGGAATATCACCAATACGTTGTTGAATCGCATCACGAATAACAGGAGACTTGGCCGAACCACCAGTCATATAAATCAAATCAGGTTTTTCACCAGCTTGATCTATCGCGGCAGACATCAAGTTCAACATTTTTTCGAGTGGTGAGGTAATCGATTTAGCCAACTCGTCACGAGTAATCGTAGCCTCTAACTCGGCTTCAATGTAATCCAATGAAGCAAGGTAGCTCTGAGAATCAGATAAGGCAATTTTGGCTTCTTCTGCACTGCGCACAATATGGTAGTTGTGCTTTTCTTCTCGCATCCGCAGGAAACGCTCGATTAATTTAGGTTCTGACGCATCCAATCGCATTTGATGTATTTGATTTTTTGTTTCCATACTATTAAAGGTCGCGATGGCCGATACATCATTTGTTGTAATGGCATTCCAATACATTTGTGTTGGCATTGGCAAGCCAGTTTTTAGCAGAGAATTCATCCCAAACAGCGGCATTAAATGTTTGCCTGCAATTTGTATGTCCAAATCATTACCGCCGATTCGTTCACCAGTATGAGACAAAAAGTCACTGCGTCTGTCTTCTTTTTGAACGTAATCAGGTCCCATACGAACCATGGCACAGTCAGTGGTACCACCGCCGATGTCCACAACCAGTACCGTTTTGTTTTCGGTCATCGCCACTTCAAAGTCTAAACCCGCTGCAATTGGTTCATATAGAAATTCGATTTCTTTAAAACCTGCTCGCTTACCCGCTGTGGTTAGAATCTCTAATGCTTGACGATTACTCACCTCAGCATCAATGCCTTGAAAGTTTACCGGTCGACCAATCACGGTATGAGTAATGTCTGCACCTAAGCTTCTTTCAGCACGTTGTTTGATGTTTTGCATCATCACGGTAACAACGTCCTCAAAGAAATGGATGTGCTCTGCGCGCAGTCCTGCACCACCTAAAAAGGATTTAGGTGATTTTACAAAATACCCTTCTTCGGGCCATTGAAAATATTCATCAAACGCAGCACGACCAAAAAATAGGGTTTGATCGTCATCAGCAATGTCTTCTTCGTAACGAGCACGTTTAGCACGCGTTAAGGCATTTTGACGCAGCTCTGCAAAGGTTTGTCGTGACTGAAAACCTTGAATGTTTCTGCCAACGGCTTCAGTAATTAAATCACGATCTAAAGCGTACAGCGTGGAAGGTAAAAAAGTATGATCTCCTTCTAAAGCGACCAAACGCACAGACGAGTCCTGCACAATGCCTAATGCACAATTCGATGTTCCATAATCAAATCCACAAATCATTTATTTCTTACCTATCATCGCTAATAAAAGGGGCGCGGACGATAACAGAAAGACCTAAAAGTATCAAAACTAACCGTATGGACGTTATTAAAAATACGGTATATGACTCAAAGGTCATTCGCTTTATGTCTCTATTTCAGCAAACAAATATTAGACCAATGGTGAGACACCGATCACCGCTTCATGTAGATAAAAAACGATCGTAAACCAAGAGATCATCGCAAAAACAAACGCAAGTAAATTAGATGGAACACTGGACTCGTCCGAAGTTACATACACAACACCCGCTTTTCTATCACGACGGCGATAGACGGCAAAACTAACAATCGACCACACTAAGAAACTTCCGAATATCATCACATCAGCCACAGTACCGTTACTGATTAGATGAGCAAACGCCCAAATTTTTATTCCAATCAACAATGGGTAGCCCATTTTCTGTTTCATCGAGGTGTTCGGTACTAATGCAGAACCAACAAAGAAAAGCGCAACTAGTACCAGTAAGCCAGCTAAATGACGAGTCCAAACAGGGGGAAACCACAACCAAATAGGCTCAACACGCATTTGCATGTAACCCATAACAATGAATGCCGTCGCCAGCAAAGTTAATAATCCAAAACGCATATGCCAACGCATAACACCGTTTTTACCCTGCCCCATACTTGTTTCACGCCAATTAGGGGCAAACAAACGAACGGAATGCACACAGAAAAATACGACCAAACCAATAACTAAAATCAACATACTAAGATGTTCCTTATACTCTTTAAAAATATATTAGTGGCGAATACACGAGTCTTAAAACGCTACAAAAATCAATTGTAGCGGATTATAAAGCAGAATTAGCTAAGAGGTTACCCTATTATCTTCCACGCAAAAGTGAAATCATCAATGAATCACTCTATTGAAAGGGCATACTGGTCAAATAAAAAGCACGAGCATGTTGAAGGAACAGGAAAAGTCGTCAAAATGACACAGAAAGGCTCATAAAATTCCTATTTTAAGCTAGAAAACACACCCGCCTTTGCTCTAGAATACAGCGTTTTGACTACTGGGCAGGTTGCCATGATCAAGACACCGTATTACCTCATTGATAAAGCGGCTCTTCTAAAGAATTTAGAGAAGATCGCTTATGTGCGCCAACAGTCCGGAGCCAAGTCATTATTGGCCCTTAAATGTTTTGCTACTTGGTCTGTATTCGACTTAATGCAAGAATATATGGATGGCACTACATCCTCTTCCTTATACGAAGTCAAACTGGGTAACACTAAGTTTAAAGGTGAAACCCACGCTTACAGTGTGGCGTATTCCGACGATGAAATTCGCGAAGTCTTGGATCATTCAGACAAAATAATTTTCAATTCCATTGGCCAATTAAGCCGCTTTAAAGACATTAGTGAAGGCAAAACACGTGGTTTACGTGTTAACCCACAAGTCAGCACGTCTGAATTTTTAATTGCCGACCCAGCAAGACCCTTTAGTCGTCTTGGCGAATGGGACCCTTCAAAAATCGAAACCGTCATTAGCGACGTTTCGGGCTTTATGTTCCACAACAATTGTGAGAACGACGATTTTGAACGCTTTGATGAAATGCTTACCTTGATCGAAGAACGCTTTGGTCACCTTATTCAGCAGGTCAGCTGGATAAGCTTGGGCGGTGGTATTCACTTTACGGGGGAAGATTACCCCATTGACCAATTCTGCCAACGTTTAAAAGCTTTCTCTGAAAAGTACGATATCCAAGTGTATTTAGAGCCAGGCGAAGCATCAATTACCAAAAGCACAACGTTAGAAGTAACGGTATTAGATACATTATTCAATGGCAAAAACTTAGCCGTTGTCGATAGTTCCATTGAAGCTCACATGCTAGACCTGCTGATTTACCGTGAAAGTGCTAAAATGGCGCCTTGTGATGGTGAACATGAATACATGATTTGTGGTAAGTCTTGTTTAGCTGGCGATATTTTCGGTGAATTTAAATTCAAACAAACACTACAAGTCGGTGACCGCCTGTCTTTCGAAGACGCAGCCGGTTACACCATGGTGAAAAAGAACTGGTTCAACGGAGTAAAAATGCCGTCCATTGCGATACGTCAATTAGACGGCAGCATCGAACTCGTAAGAGAATTTGATTACAACGATTTTGAGCAGAATCTGTCTTAATTCTGTCTAGACTAAAATTTTGGAGATCGCGTTACTATGAAAAAAAATGTCTTAATCATCGGCGGTGGAGGCGTGGCTCGTGTTGTAGCCCACAAATGCGCCCAACACAATGACACACTGGGCAATATCGCAATTGCTTCGCGCAGCGTTACGAAATGCGACGATATTGTATCCAGTGTCCTCGACAAAGGCAGCATGAAAGTAGAGGGCCGTATTCAAGCATTCGCCCTAAACGCACTTGATGTCGCCGCAACGGTACAATTGATTAACGAAACAGAATCACAAATCGTGATCAACGTTGGTTCATCCTTCATCAACATGTCTGTATTAGAAGCGTGTATCGAAACGGGTGCCGCTTACCTAGACACAGCGATCCATGAAGACCCTGCGAAAATTTGTGAAACACCACCATGGTATGCAAACTACGAATGGAAACGCCGCGAATTATGTAAAGAAAAAGGCGTGACCGCAATTCTTGGCGTAGGTTTTGATCCGGGTGTGGTAAACGCGTATGCCGCTCTTGCATACAATGATTATTTCGATAGTGTTAGCGACATCGACATTATCGACATCAACGCGGGTAGCCATGGTAAATACTTCGCTACCAACTTTGATCCTGAAATCAACTTCCGCGAATTTACCGGACGTGTTTATTCTTGGCAAAACCGCCAATGGCAAGAAAACAAAATGTTCGAAATCAGCCGAACAGACGATCTCCCCGTCGTAGGTAAGCAAACGGCTTATATGACAGGCCACGATGAAGTTCACTCTATCTCGCAAAATCTAGACGTGCCAAACGTACGCTTTTGGATGGGCTTTGGTGAGCATTACATCAATGTGTTTACGGTATTACAAAGTCTAGGTTTACTGTCTGAGCAACCGGTTAAAACCGCAGAAGGCCTAGAAGTCATTCCGCTTAAAGTCGTTAAAGCGGTGCTGCCCGATCCTTCTTCGCTTGCCCCTAACTACACAGGCAAAACCTGTATTGGCGATGTGGTAAAAGGCATTAAAGACGGTAAAGAGAAAGAAGTCTTTATCTACAACGTCGCAGATCACAAAGACGCGTACAACGAAGTTGGTAGCCAAGGTATTTCATACACCGCTGGTGTACCACCCGTTGCTGCGGCCATTCTAGTGGCTAATGGGACTTGGGACGCGAAAGAAATGCGTAACGTGGAGCAACTTGATCCAAGGCCTTTCCTAGGTTTACTAAACGACATGGGTCTACCGACTCGCATTAAAGACGAAAACGGCGACCGCCCTTTCACGTTTTAACCTTTCGTTTTTTCCTTTGTATTTAAAACGATAGAAAAACAATAACCCCCAATCGACATAGTCGGTTGGGGGTTATTTTATTTGTCTATTCAACAATGTTAGACAGCGCATTAGCACTCAAAATTTATAATATAATTTCTATCTTTACCTCTGTCTTTACCGAATTAGCAATAAAACACGCTTCGTGAGATTCATGATGCATTGTCTCTAAAACGTCTCTGCTTGGTTGATGTTCACCTGAAAAAATAACTTTTGGTTTAAGCGTTACCTCTGTCATAGCGATTTTTCCGTCTTCATTTTTTTCCATTTTTCCAACGGCATTATCTTCATAATGCTCAATCACAAACTTACGCTTAGCAGCAACGGAAAGAAAGAACAGCATATGACAGCTCGACAACGACGCAACAAACGCCTCTTCAGGGTCAACGTTTGCTTCAATAGAATAAGGTAAAGGCACAATGTGGGACGAAGAAGACGCTGGAACCGTCATACCGCCGTCGAAAAACCACTGATGCCCTCGACTGTACCGATGATCTGTAAAAGCTTCTCCACTATCTCGCTGCCAGACTATTTGAGCGCTGTACTCTGCCATTGTTTACTTCCTATTTATAAAAACGACTCAGTTAATGCATACCATTATTAAAAAACTTATCGCCCAGCAAAAAATTGATCATGCTAAGAAGGCTAGCTTGCATATCTCCACTACAACCAGTGCGTCCCCTAATTGAATAACTAAATCTATAACACCCTAAACCTGTAATTTTTATCTCATATTAAAGTGAATAAATAAACAGCATTACTTACGGTGAGCAAAAGCCGTTTTAGTGCAGTCCCCGTCTATCTTGTCTTTTTCTTCTTCTAGAATTTCATCGGTGAACTGCCCCATGAAGCAACAACAGATACCTTCACCTATCATGGTTCTTGGTCCCATTGGGTGACCGATGTGTTTGTAAACGCCGTGTGAATGTCCGTGTCCATGATCGTGGGAGTGCCCATGGTCGTGACTATGGGAATGACCATGACTATGACCATGAGGTTTCAATACGGAAGAGTGAGAAGTGCCCCCCGTCGACACCACCGCGTGTTTAAGGTCAAAATCAGACAAACCTTGCGTATCGTCTTGAGGATCAACAAATTCGGCGTGATGGTGATGAACATCGACTTCGCCAGCAGCAAGACGGCGCTTG
This genomic stretch from Marinomonas primoryensis harbors:
- the phnM gene encoding alpha-D-ribose 1-methylphosphonate 5-triphosphate diphosphatase, with the protein product MILTNAQIVLANEVIKGTVVINEGVITHIDHGNVSLPGAIDCHNGYLTAGMVELHTDNMEKHFTPRPGVSWPAIQAFKVHDAQMISAGITSVFDAVSVGDVIEGSERLNNLSRMVDALNESRERGLTRADHFLHLRCEVSHKDTLNNFQALLKQTPVQLVSVMDHSPGQRQFAKMEKYREYYQGKYKLSDAEMDAFITRQVDASQRYSATFRESICATCHELNIPLASHDDATLEHVEESDHFKMVIAEFPTTAEAAKAAHSKGMSVLMGAPNVVRGGSHSGNIAAHELASAGVLDILSSDYYPASLLESAFSIAQLENNDYDVPKAMNLVSLNPAKAAGLNDRGQIAVGQKADLIWSTLKEDHVHIEQVWKNGQRAF
- the phnN gene encoding ribose 1,5-bisphosphokinase, with protein sequence MSKVIYLIGASGSGKDSVLAGVRQWLNTEALRPSPNLMIANRYICRDWQSGNENHIELSEAEFQRRQQLGCFSLEWQANGLRYGIGKEIDLWLAKGQNVIVNGSREYLPIAMTIYGKDLVPVLIKVETDILRQRLISRGRESLPNIEARLTRTQQQFASSKAKGPLDQCHVINNNTNIDDAVLQLISYLNSLSTRS
- the phnP gene encoding phosphonate metabolism protein PhnP, giving the protein MTNEREKIMLNIRILGSGNAGQVPVWGCDCAACERAKQDDTFRRGPCSLEIRTELGVTLIDAGITNLAERYEFDEIQRIILTHFHMDHVQGLFHLRWSERPEKIPIFRPDDQKGTDDLYKHAGVLDFQPAFIPFKTMQFDDFSITPLPLLHSKITLGYFIEKNGFTLAYLTDTVGLPETTQAYLTNKTLDYLILDCSEPPTSTAPRNHNDINLALLAYNTLQPKTMILTHISHRLDCWLMEHGDSLPDNMLIAKDGMTVI
- a CDS encoding energy-coupling factor ABC transporter permease, which translates into the protein MHIEPSVVDGAKIVLSYATALAAFGFSAKASIDMIKKNGLMSLIGRSAITTVFVFIFFQVMPHHAVGVSEVHFILGSTLFLMFGPAASSIGLLSGLLVQGLFFAPIDLPQYGMNVTTLLLPLFAMSVVARRIISDNTAYVDISYKQALKLSLTYQGGIVAWVAFWAFYGQGFGAENMASVATFGLAYMSVVLLEPVLDLAVLAGAKSLNRVKNSSLFEARLFH
- the yegD gene encoding molecular chaperone, with product MICGFDYGTSNCALGIVQDSSVRLVALEGDHTFLPSTLYALDRDLITEAVGRNIQGFQSRQTFAELRQNALTRAKRARYEEDIADDDQTLFFGRAAFDEYFQWPEEGYFVKSPKSFLGGAGLRAEHIHFFEDVVTVMMQNIKQRAERSLGADITHTVIGRPVNFQGIDAEVSNRQALEILTTAGKRAGFKEIEFLYEPIAAGLDFEVAMTENKTVLVVDIGGGTTDCAMVRMGPDYVQKEDRRSDFLSHTGERIGGNDLDIQIAGKHLMPLFGMNSLLKTGLPMPTQMYWNAITTNDVSAIATFNSMETKNQIHQMRLDASEPKLIERFLRMREEKHNYHIVRSAEEAKIALSDSQSYLASLDYIEAELEATITRDELAKSITSPLEKMLNLMSAAIDQAGEKPDLIYMTGGSAKSPVIRDAIQQRIGDIPVLDGDHFGSVAAGLTVWSERIFK
- a CDS encoding NnrU family protein codes for the protein MLILVIGLVVFFCVHSVRLFAPNWRETSMGQGKNGVMRWHMRFGLLTLLATAFIVMGYMQMRVEPIWLWFPPVWTRHLAGLLVLVALFFVGSALVPNTSMKQKMGYPLLIGIKIWAFAHLISNGTVADVMIFGSFLVWSIVSFAVYRRRDRKAGVVYVTSDESSVPSNLLAFVFAMISWFTIVFYLHEAVIGVSPLV
- the nspC gene encoding carboxynorspermidine decarboxylase; the protein is MIKTPYYLIDKAALLKNLEKIAYVRQQSGAKSLLALKCFATWSVFDLMQEYMDGTTSSSLYEVKLGNTKFKGETHAYSVAYSDDEIREVLDHSDKIIFNSIGQLSRFKDISEGKTRGLRVNPQVSTSEFLIADPARPFSRLGEWDPSKIETVISDVSGFMFHNNCENDDFERFDEMLTLIEERFGHLIQQVSWISLGGGIHFTGEDYPIDQFCQRLKAFSEKYDIQVYLEPGEASITKSTTLEVTVLDTLFNGKNLAVVDSSIEAHMLDLLIYRESAKMAPCDGEHEYMICGKSCLAGDIFGEFKFKQTLQVGDRLSFEDAAGYTMVKKNWFNGVKMPSIAIRQLDGSIELVREFDYNDFEQNLS
- a CDS encoding saccharopine dehydrogenase family protein, whose product is MKKNVLIIGGGGVARVVAHKCAQHNDTLGNIAIASRSVTKCDDIVSSVLDKGSMKVEGRIQAFALNALDVAATVQLINETESQIVINVGSSFINMSVLEACIETGAAYLDTAIHEDPAKICETPPWYANYEWKRRELCKEKGVTAILGVGFDPGVVNAYAALAYNDYFDSVSDIDIIDINAGSHGKYFATNFDPEINFREFTGRVYSWQNRQWQENKMFEISRTDDLPVVGKQTAYMTGHDEVHSISQNLDVPNVRFWMGFGEHYINVFTVLQSLGLLSEQPVKTAEGLEVIPLKVVKAVLPDPSSLAPNYTGKTCIGDVVKGIKDGKEKEVFIYNVADHKDAYNEVGSQGISYTAGVPPVAAAILVANGTWDAKEMRNVEQLDPRPFLGLLNDMGLPTRIKDENGDRPFTF
- a CDS encoding OsmC family protein gives rise to the protein MAEYSAQIVWQRDSGEAFTDHRYSRGHQWFFDGGMTVPASSSSHIVPLPYSIEANVDPEEAFVASLSSCHMLFFLSVAAKRKFVIEHYEDNAVGKMEKNEDGKIAMTEVTLKPKVIFSGEHQPSRDVLETMHHESHEACFIANSVKTEVKIEIIL